Below is a window of Candidatus Methylomirabilota bacterium DNA.
CCCGAGGGCGTAGGCGAACCCTTCCACGAGCTGCCCCATGACGGCCGGCCGGCTCAGCCCGTACGGTCTAGGTGAGACCTGTATGGCGAACAATGCCGCCAGCACCGCCACGTAGCTGATCCCGTTCAAGAGGAAGCAGATGCCCTCGCCCACCAGGGCGATGATGACCCCGGCCAGGGCCGGCCCGATCAGCCGCGCTCCGTTGAACATCGACGAGTTGAGCGCGATGGCGTTCGCCAGATCCTCCTTCCGTTCCACCAGCTCGGCCAGGAACGCCTGGCGGGTGGGGATGTCGAACCCGTTGACGACGCCGATGACGGCGCTGAGCACCAGGATCGTCGGGACGTCGATGAGGTCCCGGAGCACGAGAAAGGCCAGCACGAACGCCTGGAGCATGGCCACGGTCTGCGTCACCAGCAAGATGCGATGGCGACTCTGCCGATCCGCGAGCACCCCGCCGAAGGGGGCGATGACGAAGCCCGGAAGCTGGCCCAGGAAGCCGACCAGGCCCAGGACGAACGCGGAGGACGTGAGGCGGTAGACGAGCCAGCTCATGGCGACCTGCTGGATCCAGGTGCCGGTGAGCGAGATACACTGGCCAAGGAAGAAGAGTCGGAAGCTCCGGGAGCCGAGCGCTCGCCAATCTCGCTTCATAGGGCCACTCGCCAGATCATGGTACAGCGACCCGGCATCCGGTGGAGCAGGCGCGCTGGACAGGCCGGCGCGTGAGTTATACTGAGGGCCCCTGCCAGTGAAGCGCGCGGGCCGAGTTATCGACCGGTCCCGGCCGGGACGGGACGGTGACATCGCTCCGAGGCGCGCGTCGCCGGCGTCTCGTGAGGCCTTTGCGTACGTCCAAGGAGGTACAGGCGATGACGGTGAGGAGGCAGTTCGTGATGGCGGCGGCCCTGGCAGTCGCGGTGGCGACGGGGGTGCTCGGCGACGATCCCGCGGCTCAGACCCGCACCAGGATCAAGTACGCCCTCGGCGATGTCATCTCGATCGATGAGCTCCCGCTCCTCATCGCGGTCGAGCGAGCGAAGATGCGCGGGGTCGACGTCGAGATCACGGCCTTCAAGAGCGAGGAGATCGCGACCCAGGCGGTGGTCAACGGACAGGCCGACGTGGGTCAGGGCACTCCGTACGCGGTCGTCGAGAAAGTGTCGGTGCCCATCCGGTTCTTCTACCAGCTGAGCGCGCTACAGTTCTACCCGATCGTGAGCAAGGAACACTACAAGAACTGGAAGGACCTCGACGGCCAGGAGATCGTGGTCCACGCCCGCGGCTCCGGCACCGAGGCCATCATGAACCTGGCCGCCAAGGAGCACGGGATCAAGTACAAGAACGTGAGCTATGTACCGGGCTCCCAGGTCCGCGCTCTCGGGCTCCTGAAGGGGACTATCAAGGCCACCATCCTCGACGCCCCCAACAAGAACCACGTCATGAAGGAAGCCGCCGACCGGTTCGTCATCCTGCCGCTCGGGGAGCTGAAAGCCAGCGACGAGGCGCTCTTCGCCACGACCGCGTTCCTGGAAAAGAACGCGGCTGCCGTCGCCGTGTTCGTCGAGGAGCTGATCAGGGTCTCGCGCGCCATCAATGCCAACCCGGGCTTCGTGCTCGAGGAGCGCAAGAAGCTCGGCCTGCTCAAGGATCTCCCGGCCAAGATGGAGGAGGAGATCCTTCCCTTCTTCCAGGAAGCGGTCCAGACCGGCATCTTCCCGAGCGACGGAGGGGGTGAGCGGGCGGCCCGGAACGACCTCGAGTTCTACCGCCTCGCCGGCCAGATCAAGGCCGAGAGTCCGAAGGTCGACGACTTCTGGAGATTCGAGGCGCTCAAGGTCGCTCTGGCGCGGGTCGGCCGCTAGGGTCATTTCGGGGGGGTCTCGGAAGACCCCCCGAGGCCCCCCTCGGTTGCGGCGGCAGAGCCGCCGCTCGGAGCGGACCACCACATGCGCGGCGGTTCGAGCTTCACGTTGCGGGCGGCGAACCCGACAGGCTGCGGAGCCAGCGGGGTCGGCTGGCCGCTCGTCTCGTTCGCGCTGTTCTTCGGCGGGTGGGAGCTCCTCGGCCGT
It encodes the following:
- a CDS encoding ABC transporter substrate-binding protein, yielding MTVRRQFVMAAALAVAVATGVLGDDPAAQTRTRIKYALGDVISIDELPLLIAVERAKMRGVDVEITAFKSEEIATQAVVNGQADVGQGTPYAVVEKVSVPIRFFYQLSALQFYPIVSKEHYKNWKDLDGQEIVVHARGSGTEAIMNLAAKEHGIKYKNVSYVPGSQVRALGLLKGTIKATILDAPNKNHVMKEAADRFVILPLGELKASDEALFATTAFLEKNAAAVAVFVEELIRVSRAINANPGFVLEERKKLGLLKDLPAKMEEEILPFFQEAVQTGIFPSDGGGERAARNDLEFYRLAGQIKAESPKVDDFWRFEALKVALARVGR
- a CDS encoding MFS transporter, with amino-acid sequence MKRDWRALGSRSFRLFFLGQCISLTGTWIQQVAMSWLVYRLTSSAFVLGLVGFLGQLPGFVIAPFGGVLADRQSRHRILLVTQTVAMLQAFVLAFLVLRDLIDVPTILVLSAVIGVVNGFDIPTRQAFLAELVERKEDLANAIALNSSMFNGARLIGPALAGVIIALVGEGICFLLNGISYVAVLAALFAIQVSPRPYGLSRPAVMGQLVEGFAYALGFAPIRAVLILVALVSLMGMPYTVLMPVIAGEVLHGGPHTLGILMAATGLGALAGGLYLASRRTVLGLGRLIVVASSLFGLGLVAFSLSRTVWLSVLTLVVTGFGMMVHMAASNTILQTIVDEDKRGRVMSLYSMAFLGAMPLGSLLAGTLASLIGAPGTIGLGGLVSVLGSLVFATQLSRLRALVRPIYERLGIIR